A window of the Vigna angularis cultivar LongXiaoDou No.4 chromosome 3, ASM1680809v1, whole genome shotgun sequence genome harbors these coding sequences:
- the LOC128195827 gene encoding uncharacterized protein LOC128195827: MEINMRFEVDRPSSSNILKERIAIEAEEGNMNGLRKLVKKMKTSQKDAFKKEYGNLLSLLEVEVQTSAITTLAQYYDPPLRCFTFRDFQLVPTVEEFEQILNIPLEGKTPYNYLGQYIPVLQLSRIMKVHPMKLESKFTIKGKVRGLPQGYLKGYLHRLAEEENWETFMDVLALLLYGVMLFPNVKNFVDYAAMNAFVGYKERCENPVTAVLAEVYGTLNRCYELKGGKMLCCLPVLYMWFISRVTGDALNSLCPMDELLQCKSNVKGANEWAQLCASLNEDQIKWCVPWQRRSQIIYHCGRYPNVPLMGIRCCINYNPVLAQRQFGHPMRGSPTPASLAILQIYYEEGTFVEVLHQVRNAWGNIIRAEMDPRPWTIDEGIPYSHWIAERVRTVKLPFELTSPNLDYGKQFHKAESEEVKLLKAEFEQMKLENIKLTNNLLSLQHDYENLKQEEWA; this comes from the exons atggaaattaacatgagaTTTGAAGTTGACCGACCTTCAAGTTCAAACATTTTAAAGGAAAGGATAGCCATTGAAGCAGAGGAAGGAAATATGAATGGTCTGAGAAAACtggtaaagaaaatgaagacatCCCAAAAGGATGCATTCAAGAAGGAGTATGGAAATTTGTTGAGCctgttagaggtggaggtccaaacatcagcaattacCACTTTAGCCCAATATTATGATCCACCATTGAGATGTTTCACTTTTCGGGATTTCCAATTGGTGCCAAcagtggaagaattcgagcaaATCTTAAATATACCTCTCGAGGGAAAAACTCCATACAACTACCTTGGGCAATATATCCCTGTCTTGCAGCTATCAAGGATCATGAAAGTACACCCTATGAAGCTGGAGAGCAagttcacaatcaagggcaaagtgaggggccttcctcaaGGATACCTAAAGGGATACTTGCATCGTCTGGCTGAAGAGGAAAACTGGGAAACATTTATGGATGTATTGGctcttctcctctatggtgtcatgctttTTCCTAATGTCAAGAATTTCGTCGACTATGCCGCcatgaatgcatttgtggggTACAAAGAGCGCTGTGAGAATCCAGTCACTGccgtcctggctgaagtttatgggacccttaatcgttgttatgAACTGAAGGGAGGAAAGATGTTATGCTGTCTACCAGTGTTGTAtatgtggttcatttcccgtgtGACTGGAGATGCCTTAAATTCCCTATGCCCCATGGATGAGCTATTGCAGTGTAAATCAAATGTGAAAGGGGCAAATGAATGGGcacaactttgtgcaagtttaaacgaGGATCAaattaaatggtgtgtcccttggcagcGTAGATCACAAATTATATATCACTGCGGGAGGTAccctaatgtacccctcatgggtattaggtgtTGTATTAATTACAATCCTGTGTTAGCACAAAGGCAATTTGGGCATCCTATGAGAGGATCACCTACACCTGCGTCTCTTGCCATATTGCAGATCTACTATGAGGAAGGAACCTTTGTTGAAGTGCTTCATCAAGTTAGAAATGCTTGGGGCAACATTATTCGTGCAGAAATGGACCCCAGACCATGGACTATTGATGAAGGAATTCCTTACAGCCATTGGATTGCAGAAAGGGTTAGGACAGTGAAGTTGCCTTTCGAGTTAACTTCTCCTAACCTTGATTATGGAAAACAGTTTCATAAGGCTGAAAGTGAGGAAGTAAAATTGTTGAAGGCAGAATTCGAGCAAATGAAACTAGAAAATATCAAGTTGACCAATAATCTTCTGAGCCTGCAACATGATTATGAGAATCTTAAGCAAGAAG AATGGGCTTAA
- the LOC108324601 gene encoding uncharacterized protein LOC108324601: protein MPEKNPPVLDKYDGSTDPDNHLRIFTNAMVFYTDSDLVMCRAFSLSLKDEALEWYNTLPSNIVDCFATMENLFRRQYASNRNQEVTPAELVNTKQEKGESLKAFMKRYMETARRVKGVSQSFIITNLPSCLKPGYFAKKLYARPPKTMEELQERVTEFIRMEDMRISQRKRQQEAEASGGRKDGKRPFGNNGKSGEFSRTFKFNHYTTLNAPRAKVLEEALNVELLTLQTKPSPRNVDERKSYHFHQNHGHTTEECITLKNEIESLIRAGHLRKYIQETRRSPERTYQNNERRRDYNRSPGRHRERSVHRVIN, encoded by the coding sequence ATGCCAGAGAAGAACCCTCCTGTATTGGATAAGTATGATGGCTCGACAGATCCCGACAATCATCTCAGGATTTTCACTAATGCAATGGTGTTCTACACGGACAGTGATCTGGTTATGTGCAGAGCCTTCTCCTTATCACTCAAGGACGAAGCATTAGAGTGGTATAACACTCTTCCCTCAAACATAGTGGATTGCTTCGCCACTATGGAAAACCTTTTTAGAAGGCAATACGCCTCCAATCGTAATCAGGAAGTAACACCAGCGGAATTGGTAAATACTAAACAGGAAAAGGGAGAAAGTTTGAAggcctttatgaaaaggtatatGGAAACTGCACGACGAGTTAAAGGGGTAAGTCAATCTTTTATCATCACCAATTTGCCTTCATGTCTAAAACCAGGGTATTTTGCTAAAAAATTGTATGCACGACCGCCAAAAACTATGGAGGAGCTCCAAGAACGAGTAACTGAATTCATCCGCATGGAGGATATGCGAATCTCACAAAGAAAGCGACAACAAGAAGCTGAGGCAAGTGGAGGTAGAAAGGACGGTAAACGACCGTTCGGCAATAATGGTAAAAGCGGGGAGTTTTCCCGAACATTTAAGTTTAATCATTATACAACCCTTAACGCACCTAGGGCAAAAGTTCTTGAAGAAGCACTAAACGTTGAACTTCTCACACTCCAAACGAAACCATCTCCAAGAAATGTAGATGAAAGGAAGAGCTATCATTTCCATCAGAATCATGGACATACTACAGAAGAATGCATTACgttgaaaaatgaaatagaaagtCTCATTCGGGCAGGACATCTCCGTAAGTACATACAGGAAACAAGAAGAAGTCCCGAACGGACGTATCAGAATAATGAACGGAGGCGAGACTATAATCGCAGTCCTGGTCGTCATCGTGAACGATCGGTTCACAGAGTTATAAACTGA